A single Trypanosoma brucei gambiense DAL972 chromosome 9, complete sequence DNA region contains:
- a CDS encoding PRP8 protein homologue, protein MKSGGGISLTEDGFEHQYNGEGVTEKWSSGHRRQIAEWRNLNTKRYGYRATYQEAVAQKDEVPPEYLRKLVKDNGDLSGKRFNAERKLCVALLRYMPLALYKLLENMPMPWEEARYVNVVYHMRGVLTLVEDTPTAPEPLYLAQWGSIWTKMRSHKVELQQECGTFRRVISKGNENEPPIDFSDYIMDREPPPALYDDLDEEDAAAVLDWFYDPFPRLVHPNQIRGSRRPNGYYFTIDVIETLFRNAIPILPNLDDRNYYYLWDLKSFYAAKAMHIAIPRAPKFEAPSTIQEEEGEWTEFNDLRRVIHRDDPRKPRFTMLTERQIAFPFLYSDVVDGVTVAPYRYPAQIRVENEDPAVPCFSWNPSLNPIKAIQKRHSDPVGSSSVALCSAALRKSQWLGDEEPEDGCQPMSLMENFSPFFQELPLENVDTKSAMLLAFAPGPFNEFEGGMKRRVDIPVAEHWCRDPPSLLTNDTRDKILRSYTQLLKHHVAKNLRRDRQKERPKEEGGNQDEGGQPVRRLDELANLDFFHKTKIDWLEAGLQVMRQGHNMLVQLINVKSLPYVHINYNFEAKPTRTLTTKEIKKSRLGPAFHLIRELLGFMKQLIDMHTMYRLGKNDSIQLADAIQYLFSHLGRLTGVYRYKLRAMRQIKRSRDLKHVLYSKFNVGEVLRGPGCGFWAPSWRVWVFFLRGMTPLLQRYLGNLTDRVLRGREAKGKHDGKRITRQRVETDKDVNIKEAFRRELREMLPPDVRTEVIRTMDQHMNEAFRHWRAGLRWSVPGLAKPLTDLVNKYVKLRAEEYVRVTQYQRKRINEGDTVDKQAFMKNLGRLTRLKLMDEQNRQRSYMEGTDTDIITPEQATEIYRMMANWLSDRGFKKISFPKASRPAELRLLELALNRLRDQHNIANRLTQAQREEQARIEEAFNSPHETLSKIVDYLARVRRFKNVEVEYMDTFSSLYPIYNVVPSEKLVDSFLDQYLWYEAMDQQRLFPNWVKPSDVEPVPILVYKWCQGINDSPGIWDFDRDESVVLLHAKLEDDFYGNIDWNLFRPLLELIMDKSLAEYIVSRHDVVVEFKDMGYHCRKGMLRGFMFSSFLAQYWGLVIDVLLLGTQRSQEIAGPARRPNPFMSWMRDPLLATSHPIRGYCRYKNEVYVLLKYTKVEADDVRHRYLEETKSDPQKRAANASVYGFKNFKQWPRDARMRLFLNDVNLARAVIWEFRGRLPPGIADINESNALASVYSKDNPNLLFDMGGFSVRILPVVRTEDEVLENESTWNLQNTTTRDVTARAFLQVSPDDVNNIRNKARRAIMMVGSSTFQSIAAKWNALVTEIVPYYREAILGTDSLQQVLARAEHRMQSRIMMALNSRAKARFPPVIFYAPTDLGGLGMLSVGHSLIPARDLVYSKSTSTGVQFFYSGLTNADNIPIPNILQYYTPWETEVRESVKAWTEFNMRDREAKAAGTRLSIDDIEHIINKGVPRIRVLFSRHAKLFQFDKGFRCRMEFQRYLAGKYLKNWWFHQEHDGNICGGVLERYRVDTNIALGGVEAILEHSLFRGTGFPSWEGIEFNRAGGFENSKKDSKLAKQQRAGLANVPNRRFALWWCPTINRSDVQAGFETKIDTTGVFMCGKLETIKKSLIKIFSGSLWEKCHGAVVNDIASKLKDMMVELDAASVTLQQQHPQKSYTYTSSAPDIVMASTSRWPVTSKPTVLSDETGDEYRAHTTSKYWIDVQLRWGNYDSHNIAEYTRSRFYEYSSAKMYPFPAGIVVAIDLAYNCHSAFGYWVPRLKPLMMKLMTAIIRHNIALNTLRERMKRDLQLFSSAPTEAGLSVTNIAELFSEGMRTWIVDDSATYVTSEQPTAEGGRKFRSENGAVLIFEPATGNLKLSIVHKSVFAGQKRRTKLAREKAAEEIASWLRSVPASQRPGKLIVTRSRFRQTLHNMLILDYPNIIIGQSDLNLAVPMVLRHSRLADLRISATESKGWEFCLYDDWLRQFQPATCFNLLNLILRGYHVNLSRTRQTLEPDLHVEVHHSHFWPTYTREEWEAVSVRLQEMIIADAARRMNVSPNQFTEMEKKDILLGKKMTTVEIQEEEMKELEEMKRTKLVQEHTIDVVTKSGETAKKRVKAAFDFGNSTSASNWRARSLANATVFGEGTTVEIDHSGVTGSSDQLIFPQELLKILFPCFDVQAQFCAYLFGQTLPDSPNVKEVLCIMVPPQKSSAVEYTTPSCIPHDHPTLTENHLSLLGVLRCSGGEPSIHSRDVAIHGRLLACNEGLQTEGLTTVVVGVSQDGIGIRCYTTTREGISWALEEYSHALQREPTEVPPLHVIPARVTLSTELQGFFLVPTDNGWNHTFRGAAWREDTTFDVRVDTPQFFFFATHRPDHFLNFARLTEEEATIDMADLENLMA, encoded by the coding sequence ATGAAGTCTGGTGGTGGAATTTCCCTGACGGAGGATGGCTTTGAGCATCAGTATAACGGTGAGGGAGTCACTGAGAAGTGGTCATCCGGTCACCGTAGGCAGATTGCGGAGTGGCGAAACCTCAACACAAAACGGTATGGGTACCGTGCGACATACCAGGAAGCCGTTGCTCAAAAGGATGAAGTACCCCCGGAGTACTTGCGTAAACTGGTGAAGGATAACGGTGATTTAAGTGGTAAACGCTTCAATGCCGAGCGGAAGCTGTGTGTCGCTTTGCTGAGGTACATGCCTCTGGCATTGTACAAACTGCTAGAAAACATGCCAATGCCGTGGGAAGAGGCTCGATACGTCAACGTCGTGTATCACATGAGAGGTGTGCTTACGCTTGTTGAGGACACGCCAACGGCACCCGAGCCACTCTACCTAGCTCAGTGGGGCTCGATATGGACTAAAATGCGTTCACACAAAGTTGAACTGCAGCAGGAATGTGGTACTTTTCGTCGGGTGATAAGCAAAGGCAACGAGAATGAACCTCCAATAGACTTCAGTGACTACATTATGGACAGGGAGCCGCCACCGGCATTGTACGACGATCTGGACGAGGAAGATGCTGCGGCGGTGCTGGACTGGTTCTACGACCCCTTTCCACGGCTTGTCCACCCAAACCAAATTCGCGGGTCCCGGCGTCCCAATGGTTACTATTTTACCATCGATGTGATAGAAACCCTGTTCCGGAACGCTATTCCCATTCTTCCCAATTTGGACGACcggaattattattatctgtGGGACTTGAAGTCATTTTACGCGGCAAAGGCGATGCATATAGCGATTCCTAGGGCACCCAAATTTGAGGCACCCTCGACGatacaagaagaagaaggtgaaTGGACAGAATTTAACGATCTTCGGCGTGTTATCCACCGGGATGATCCTCGGAAACCGCGCTTCACTATGCTTACTGAGCGGCAAATcgcattcccttttttgtataGTGATGTGGTGGATGGAGTAACTGTTGCACCCTATCGCTACCCAGCGCAGATACGTGTGGAGAATGAGGACCCTGCCGTTCCGTGCTTCTCCTGGAATCCTTCCCTCAATCCTATTAAGGCAATACAAAAGAGGCATTCAGATCCTGTGGGGTCATCCTCGGTAGCCTTATGCTCAGCCGCGTTGCGAAAGTCCCAGTGGCTCGGGGATGAAGAACCCGAGGACGGGTGCCAACCCATGAGTCTGATGGAAaacttctccccctttttccagGAGCTTCCGTTGGAGAATGTTGACACGAAGTCTGCCATGTTGCTGGCGTTTGCACCTGGCCCGTTTAACGAATTCGAAGGTGGTATGAAGCGTCGCGTGGACATTCCTGTGGCGGAACACTGGTGCCGGGATCCCCCATCCCTACTTACAAATGATACGCGGGATAAAATTTTAAGGAGCTATACACAACTGTTGAAGCACCATGTTGCCAAAAACCTCAGGCGGGACCGACAGAAGGAGCGACCTAAAGAAGAAGGTGGTAACCAAGATGAGGGGGGACAACCGGTTCGACGTTTGGACGAGTTAGCAAATTTGGATTTCTTTCACAAAACCAAAATTGATTGGCTGGAAGCTGGTCTCCAGGTTATGCGGCAAGGCCACAACATGTTGGTGCAGCTTATTAATGTTAAAAGCCTCCCGTATGTTCACATAAACTACAACTTTGAGGCAAAACCAACGCGGACACTGACGACTaaagagattaaaaaaagcCGCTTAGGGCCTGCGTTTCACCTCATCCGTGAGCTTCTGGGTTTTATGAAACAACTTATTGACATGCATACTATGTACCGACTGGGGAAAAATGATTCTATTCAACTCGCCGATGCAATTCAGTACCTTTTTTCACATTTGGGTCGTCTCACAGGCGTGTACAGGTATAAACTTCGGGCAATGAGGCAAATCAAGAGATCGCGGGACTTAAAACACGTTCTGTACAGCAAGTTTAACGTCGGTGAGGTGCTTCGAGGCCCGGGATGTGGGTTCTGGGCGCCATCATGGAGGGtgtgggttttttttcttcgtggaATGACACCTCTGCTGCAAAGGTATCTTGGGAACCTAACTGATCGCGTACTCCGGGGTCGTGAGGCTAAGGGAAAACATGATGGGAAGCGCATCACCCGCCAACGCGTGGAGACAGATAAGGATGTGAATATAAAGGAGGCGTTCCGGCGGGAGCTGCGGGAGATGCTCCCACCAGACGTGCGAACGGAAGTAATCCGTACAATGGATCAACACATGAATGAAGCCTTCCGTCACTGGCGTGCCGGGCTCCGCTGGTCGGTACCAGGACTGGCAAAGCCTCTTACGGATTTGGTGAACAAATACGTGAAACTCCGGGCAGAAGAATACGTTCGCGTCACACAGTATCAACGGAAGCGGATAAATGAAGGTGACACAGTGGATAAGCAGGCTTTCATGAAGAACCTTGGGCGCCTTACGCGTTTGAAGCTCATGGACGAGCAGAATCGCCAACGGTCCTACATGGAGGGAACGGACACGGATATTATAACCCCTGAGCAAGCGACGGAGATTTATCGCATGATGGCTAACTGGCTTAGCGACCGCGGCTTCAAGAAAATCAGCTTCCCTAAAGCGTCGAGACCTGCTGAACTACGCCTTCTGGAGCTCGCGCTGAATCGTCTTCGTGACCAACACAATATCGCAAACCGTCTTACTCAGGCACAGCGGGAGGAACAAGCCCGAATTGAGGAGGCATTTAATTCGCCCCATGAAACACTTTCGAAGATAGTGGACTACCTTGCCCGCGTTCGCAGGTTTAAGAACGTCGAGGTGGAGTACATGGATACTTTTTCGAGTCTGTACCCCATCTATAACGTTGTTCCCTCCGAGAAGCTCGTGGACTCCTTTCTGGACCAGTACCTGTGGTACGAAGCTATGGACCAGCAGCGGCTGTTTCCTAATTGGGTGAAGCCATCTGATGTGGAACCGGTGCCTATTCTCGTCTACAAATGGTGTCAAGGTATCAACGACAGCCCTGGTATTTGGGATTTTGATCGGGATGAGTCTGTCGTGCTGTTACACGCAAAATTGGAGGATGATTTTTACGGAAACATTGATTGGAACCTGTTCCGGCCTCTACTGGAGCTTATAATGGATAAGTCATTGGCGGAATACATCGTCAGTCGCCATGATGTTGTAGTGGAGTTTAAGGATATGGGTTATCATTGTCGCAAGGGGATGTTACGAGGTTTTATGTTTTCATCGTTTCTGGCTCAGTATTGGGGTCTTGTCATTGACGTGCTTTTACTCGGTACACAAAGAAGCCAAGAAATTGCTGGACCGGCGAGGCGCCCCAATCCGTTTATGTCGTGGATGCGAGATCCCTTACTCGCCACATCTCACCCTATTCGTGGATACTGTCGTTACAAGAATGAAGTATATGTGCTGTTAAAATACACCAAGGTTGAAGCTGATGATGTGCGACACCGGTACCTGGAAGAAACTAAAAGTGACCCCCAGAAGCGTGCCGCAAACGCTTCCGTTTATGGTTTCAAGAACTTCAAGCAGTGGCCGCGGGACGCTCGGATGCGTCTCTTCCTTAATGATGTGAATCTCGCACGAGCAGTTATATGGGAGTTCCGTGGCCGGCTACCACCGGGCATTGCAGATATTAATGAATCTAATGCTCTAGCAAGCGTCTATTCAAAAGACAATCCGAATTTGTTGTTTGATATGGGAGGGTTCTCTGTACGCATTCTGCCCGTGGTCCGTACCGAAGATGAGGTGCTAGAGAACGAATCCACGTGGAACCTACAGAATACTACGACGAGAGATGTCACGGCGCGTGCTTTCCTTCAGGTATCTCCAGATGATGTCAATAACATACGTAACAAGGCGCGACGGGCCATAATGATGGTTGGAAGTTCAACGTTTCAAAGCATTGCGGCGAAGTGGAATGCACTCGTCACAGAAATTGTTCCATACTACCGTGAGGCTATACTGGGAACAGACTCCCTTCAACAGGTCCTAGCTCGCGCTGAACATCGAATGCAATCGAGAATTATGATGGCTCTTAACTCCCGAGCAAAGGCTCGCTTCCCACCGGTCATATTTTACGCACCTACTGACCTCGGTGGACTTGGTATGTTATCTGTGGGCCATTCGCTGATTCCTGCACGTGACCTCGTCTACTCCAAGTCAACAAGTACGGGTGTGCAATTCTTCTATTCAGGACTTACAAACGCCGACAACATTCCTATTCCCAATATTTTGCAGTACTATACCCCGTGGGAAACGGAGGTACGGGAGAGCGTTAAGGCGTGGACAGAGTTCAACATGCGGGATCGTGAAGCCAAAGCTGCCGGAACGCGGCTCTCAATTGACGATATAGAACATATCATCAACAAAGGCGTCCCGCGAATTCGGGTTTTGTTTTCGCGTCACGCAAAGCTTTTCCAGTTTGACAAAGGATTTCGGTGTCGTATGGAGTTCCAACGTTACCTTGCAGGGAAGTACTTGAAGAATTGGTGGTTCCACCAAGAGCACGATGGCAACATTTGTGGGGGTGTACTGGAGAGGTACCGTGTCGACACAAACATCGCACTTGGTGGTGTGGAGGCCATTCTTGAGCATAGTCTATTTAGGGGGACGGGTTTCCCATCCTGGGAGGGTATTGAGTTTAACCGCGCTGGAGGTTTTGAAAACTCCAAAAAGGATAGCAAGTTGGCCAAACAGCAGCGTGCCGGTTTGGCAAATGTTCCTAACAGGCGCTTTGCGCTGTGGTGGTGTCCGACAATCAATAGGTCGGACGTCCAAGCCGGGTTTGAGACGAAAATTGATACCACCGGAGTGTTTATGTGCGGCAAGCTTGAAACGATTAAGAAGTCGCTCATTAAGATTTTCAGCGGTTCCCTATGGGAAAAGTGTCATGGGGCAGTAGTGAATGACATCGCAAGCAAGTTGAAGGACATGATGGTGGAATTAGATGCGGCATCCGTCAcattgcagcagcagcacccgCAAAAATCTTACACGTACACAAGTTCTGCACCCGACATTGTCATGGCGTCAACGTCACGCTGGCCTGTTACATCGAAGCCGACGGTTCTTTCTGACGAAACTGGTGACGAATATAGGGCTCACACGACAAGCAAGTACTGGATTGACGTCCAACTGCGTTGGGGTAATTACGACAGTCACAATATCGCGGAGTATACAAGAAGTAGATTTTACGAATATTCTTCTGCCAAAATGTATCCTTTCCCTGCTGGTATTGTCGTGGCCATCGATTTAGCCTACAACTGTCATTCAGCATTCGGTTATTGGGTACCTCGACTCAAACCGCTGATGATGAAACTTATGACAGCCATTATACGACACAATATAGCACTCAATACTCTGCGTGAGCGTATGAAGCGCGACCTTCAGCTTTTTAGCTCGGCCCCAACGGAGGCCGGGTTGTCGGTGACAAACATTGCGGAGTTATTCTCGGAAGGAATGCGCACTTGGATCGTTGATGACAGCGCTACATATGTCACAAGTGAACAACCAACTGCTGAGGGTGGCAGGAAGTTTAGGTCTGAAAATGGTGCCGTACTTATTTTTGAACCGGCAACAGGGAACCTGAAACTCAGCATTGTTCACAAAAGTGTTTTTGCTGGTCAGAAGCGGCGCACAAAGCTTGCTCGTGAGAAGGCAGCAGAGGAGATTGCCTCCTGGCTACGCAGTGTGCCCGCGAGTCAGCGACCCGGGAAACTCATTGTGACTCGAAGTCGTTTCCGACAAACTCTCCACAATATGCTTATACTGGATTACCCAAACATAATTATTGGACAGAGTGATCTAAACCTTGCGGTCCCAATGGTCCTGCGGCACAGTCGCTTGGCCGATCTGCGCATTTCGGCCACGGAAAGTAAGGGGTGGGAATTCTGCCTTTATGATGATTGGCTGCGGCAGTTTCAACCTGCAACATGCTTTAATTTACTAAATCTCATACTGCGTGGATACCACGTGAATCTCAGTCGCACGCGTCAGACGCTCGAGCCAGACCTTCATGTAGAAGTCCACCACTCACATTTTTGGCCCACCTACACTCGGGAGGAGTGGGAGGCTGTGTCTGTGCGTCTGCAGGAGATGATAATTGCCGACGCGGCCCGTCGGATGAATGTCAGTCCGAACCAGTTCACCgagatggaaaaaaaggacattCTTCTTGGCAAGAAGATGACCACGGTTGAGATTcaagaggaagagatgaaGGAGTTGGAGGAGATGAAGCGCACTAAGTTGGTGCAAGAACACACAATTGATGTGGTAACGAAGTCGGGCGAAACAGCTAAAAAGAGGGTCAAAGCGGCATTCGACTTCGGTAATTCGACATCCGCGAGCAACTGGCGGGCACGCTCACTTGCTAATGCTACTGTGTTCGGTGAAGGTACCACTGTTGAGATTGATCACTCTGGTGTGACGGGAAGCAGCGACCAACTTATATTTCCTCAGGAGCTGTTGAAAATTTTGTTTCCGTGCTTTGATGTTCAAGCCCAGTTCTGTGCGTACCTTTTTGGGCAGACTCTTCCTGATTCCCCCAATGTTAAGGAGGTGTTGTGCATTATGGTGCCCCCTCAAAAGAGTTCTGCTGTTGAGTACACGACACCGTCATGTATTCCTCATGACCACCCCACCTTGACCGAGAatcatctttcccttcttggtGTCCTTCGTTGCAGTGGCGGGGAACCTTCAATTCACTCCAGAGATGTTGCCATCCACGGCAGACTACTGGCGTGCAATGAGGGGCTGCAAACGGAGGGACTCACAACAGTTGTCGTCGGGGTTTCGCAGGATGGGATTGGTATCCGCTGTTACACTACCACGCGTGAGGGAATATCGTGGGCTCTCGAAGAATATTCCCATGCACTTCAACGCGAGCCCACGGAAGTGCCACCGTTGCATGTAATTCCGGCTCGTGTGACACTGTCGACGGAGCTTCAGggcttttttcttgtgccaACAGACAATGGATGGAATCATACCTTCAGAGGGGCAGCGTGGCGTGAAGACACGACGTTTGATGTGCGTGTGGACACTccacaatttttcttttttgcaacACACCGTCCAGACCACTTTCTGAATTTTGCCCGATTAacggaagaagaagcaacaatTGATATGGCAGATCTTGAGAACCTGATGGCGTAG
- a CDS encoding protein kinase A catalytic subunit, whose protein sequence is MHLITKKRPTRLGVKNVSGRPSLCLGLTCFSGILIDFSFSFLFAFFFCIIKVITRWVKATSRANMTTTPTGDGQLFTKPDTSGWKLSDFEMGDTLGTGSFGRVRIAKLKSRGEYYAIKCLKKREILKMKQVQHLNQEKQILMELSHPFIVNMMCSFQDENRVYFVLEFVVGGEVFTHLRSAGRFPNDVAKFYHAELVLAFEYLHSKDIIYRDLKPENLLLDGKGHVKVTDFGFAKKVTDRTYTLCGTPEYLAPEVIQSKGHGKAVDWWTMGVLLYEFIAGHPPFFDETPIRTYEKILAGRLKFPNWFDERARDLVKGLLQTDHTKRLGTLKDGVADVKNHPFFRGANWEKLYGRHYNAPIAVKVKSPGDTSNFESYPESGDKGSPPLTPSQQLEFRGF, encoded by the coding sequence ATGCATTTGATAACGAAGAAACGACCCACCAGGCTGGGAGTTAAAAACGTCAGTGGCAGACCATCACTTTGCCTGGGTCTCACTTGCTTCTCGGGAATATTAATTgacttctctttttcgtttctctttgccttttttttttgtataattAAGGTAATAACAAGGTGGGTAAAAGCAACTAGCCGCGCAAATATGACGACAACTCCCACTGGTGATGGCCAACTGTTTACCAAGCCTGACACATCGGGATGGAAGCTGAGTGACTTTGAAATGGGTGACACGCTAGGGACCGGCTCGTTTGGTCGCGTGCGCATTGCAAAACTGAAGAGCAGGGGGGAGTATTATGCAATAAAATGTCTAAAGAAGCGTGAGATACTAAAGATGAAGCAGGTACAACACCTGAACCAAGAGAAGCAAATTCTAATGGAGTTGTCACACCCCTTCATTGTGAACATGATGTGTTCCTTCCAGGATGAGAACCGCGTCTACTTTGTTCTAGAATTTGTGGTAGGTGGTGAGGTATTTACTCACCTTCGTTCCGCAGGCCGTTTCCCGAATGACGTAGCGAAGTTCTATCATGCGGAGCTTGTGTTGGCTTTTGAATATTTACACTCGAAGGACATTATCTACCGTGACTTGAAACCTGAGAATCTGCTACTTGATGGGAAGGGACACGTCAAGGTGACTGATTTTGGTTTTGCTAAGAAGGTGACGGATCGTACCTATACGTTATGTGGGACACCTGAGTATCTTGCACCTGAGGTAATTCAGAGCAAAGGACATGGGAAGGCTGTGGATTGGTGGACGATGGGTGTTTTGCTGTATGAATTCATAGCTGGccatcctcccttttttgatgAAACCCCAATTCGGACGTATGAAAAGATTCTTGCGGGCCGGCTTAAATTCCCCAATTGGTTTGATGAGCGTGCGCGGGATCTCGTAAAGGGTTTATTGCAAACGGATCACACGAAACGGTTGGGCACGCTGAAGGATGGCGTAGCTGATGTGAAGAATCACCCATTCTTTCGTGGTGCGAATTGGGAGAAACTCTATGGACGTCATTATAACGCCCCCATTGCCGTAAAAGTGAAGAGCCCCGGCGACACAAGTAACTTTGAGTCGTATCCCGAGAGTGGAGATAAGGGTTCTCCTCCACTAACCCCTTCACAACAATTGGAGTTCCGTGGTTTTTAG
- a CDS encoding unc-50 related protein homolog: MAQGGFTLSSRWVSRLPEFARRAFQYDQMELDSALAQMYSLCVKPSLISKMSKARKMTKNHYHRDDPAFIVLQIFSLVLTVAAYGLALRGGLLQILYNTLYSVLLGYFVAGGAIATVTWLFANHFLAASSQPHESGWEVDWRYSFDVHCNGYFPYFIWTKVIQFVLLPIVLHNSCLPRAIGNCLHTVGLVMYAYVVFLGYLELPMLAQQQRLMYPVPLVVVFMLLVTLFTSWNVSYWSLCQTWCS; the protein is encoded by the coding sequence ATGGCACAAGGAGGATTCACGCTCTCGTCGAGATGGGTGTCCAGGTTGCCCGAGTTTGCTCGACGTGCCTTTCAGTATGATCAGATGGAGTTGGATTCGGCATTGGCCCAGATGTATTCCCTTTGTGTGAAGCCGTCGTTGATTAGTAAAATGAGTAAGGCGCGGAAAATGACTAAGAATCATTATCACAGGGATGATCCTGCCTTTATTGTACTTCAGATATTTTCCTTAGTTCTAACAGTTGCAGCGTATGGTTTGGCGTTGCGAGGAGGTTTGCTCCAAATTCTGTACAACACGCTATATTCTGTGTTGCTCGGTTACTTTGTTGCAGGCGGTGCCATTGCTACGGTAACTTGGCTATTTGCGAATCATTTTCTTGCGGCTTCGAGTCAACCGCATGAATCTGGATGGGAGGTCGACTGGCGTTATTCATTTGATGTTCACTGCAATGgttattttccttattttatCTGGACGAAAGTCATTCAGTTTGTGCTTCTTCCTATAGTTCTCCACAATTCCTGCTTGCCCCGGGCAATTGGTAACTGTCTGCATACAGTCGGCCTTGTGATGTATGCGTACGTTGTATTTCTGGGTTACTTGGAGCTTCCCATGTTggcacagcagcagcggctaaTGTACCCTGTCCCCCTGGTGGTCGTGTTCATGCTATTGGTAACCCTTTTCACGAGCTGGAATGTGTCTTACTGGTCCCTTTGTCAGACATGGTGCAGTTAG